From the genome of Fibrobacter sp.:
TACTGGATCATGGGCCGCAGCGTCAACAGCCGCAACCGCGTGTTCGAAATGGAAGCAAAGACTGGCTTCATGAAGACCAAGGCTTTCGATGAATCCAAGCTCACCGACCCGCACCTCATCATCTACTATCCGGCTCGCCATACTGCCGACGTGCAGATCATCACCAACGGTGACCAGACCGATACCATCTACAACGCTATCAAGCTGGGCGGCACTTTCGAAAGCGCTCTCGCAACTCGTCAGTACGAAGACGACGCTCCCAACTTCACTCCGCGTATTTCCGGTATCCACTACAAGAACGCTCAGCCGGCTTTGTACAAATTAAGCATCCTCAAGTCCCGCAACAACTGCGAAGACGCTGGCTGCGAACGTGCAACTTTCGAATTCGAAAAGGCTCTCCCGGGTCTTGGCCACTTCATCAGCACTTACGTTACTGATGGCAAGCCCATTCCTTCCTTCGAAGGCTCTCCGAAGCTCATGCCGATCTTCGACACCGCAGAAGAAAACCTCAAGAAGTACTGGAATGCTCTTGACAAGGACAACAAGGTTTCTTTGATGGTTAAGGTCATTGACCGCAAGACCTTCAAGGCTAAGACTTTGATCGTCAACAAAAATAAGTAAACTTGTTTTTGTTTAGATCAAAGTCAATTATGAATTACGATGTATGAATTATGAGACTTAAAATGAAGGCCCCTTTTTGGGGCCTTTGTTTTTGCGGAATTGTTTCGCTATTTTTCAACAACATTTCCTAAAATGTGGTGGATTTTTTTGTAGTGGCCGAAGCCGGAGGGATTCTCGATGTAGTAGAAAATGTGCTCCACCAAGGCTTCTGTGTTGAAGTCGTAGGAGGGGAGGCGAAGCAAATAGCTTTCCATGGAGTTGTCGAATGCAATCAGCTTCGGAGTACTGCTTTCGTTTTCCGTCATTTCCACAAACAGTTCCGCCACTTCGTCGTTGACACAGACGTTGATGCAGTTGTTTCCGTCGGCAATGGCCTTTTGGGAAAGAGTTTCCAGCTTCTTTCGTACAAGTGAACGGGCGTAGGCTTCTACTGCGTATTTTTCCACAGTCTTGCGGGCGATTTCCTTGTAGTCCCAAGGGCTGGCGTATTCGCTATCCACGTAGGCATGAACCTTCAGGCCGGAGTCCACAAGCCCTGTCATTCGATCCTGGGACCAGGAACTATTATGGTAGGGAGAGAAATAGTTGACTTCGGTAATACCACGCTTCTTGAGGAACTTTCCCATTTCAACGCCGGGCTTCTTTCCAAAAGTGGA
Proteins encoded in this window:
- a CDS encoding IMP cyclohydrolase, coding for YWIMGRSVNSRNRVFEMEAKTGFMKTKAFDESKLTDPHLIIYYPARHTADVQIITNGDQTDTIYNAIKLGGTFESALATRQYEDDAPNFTPRISGIHYKNAQPALYKLSILKSRNNCEDAGCERATFEFEKALPGLGHFISTYVTDGKPIPSFEGSPKLMPIFDTAEENLKKYWNALDKDNKVSLMVKVIDRKTFKAKTLIVNKNK